Part of the Malaya genurostris strain Urasoe2022 unplaced genomic scaffold, Malgen_1.1 HiC_scaffold_61, whole genome shotgun sequence genome, CTAGACTGCAATATGCAGATTGAGATGCATTAACACAAAACAATAACGACGAATCATTGATGTACTGACAAAATCACACACAGAAATACACACCTtcctatattttttttcttcttgcaTTCAGTCGATAAAAGATACTTTGCAATTAGGGAGGCTCACGGCTTTGCTTACTTATTTCGCTTGCCCTTGACGACGACCGGGCGGTTCTTGATGAGTCCTTTCCTTCGCTTCGACGTTTTGCGAGACACGAAATCCCCCGCCGGTACAATCCGGTCGTCCGGCTTGAGGGCCGGCCTGTTGAATTCGTGCGGTTTTTTCACCCGGTAAATACGCACCAACCAGTGTTCGCTCGTGTAGGCCTCTTCCAGATACGTGAGCTCGAAGTCCTTATTTCCGATGACGGCATTCCGGGTACGGTCGAAACCGGCGTGGCCTCTGTTGAAATACAAGCGAATAATGAAGCGAATTCTGACCCCGATGCGCGACATACGTACCTGTAATCCAACTTCAATTCACCGAATTTGTAGTAACTGAGTTTGTACATCAAACAGTTCAGCAAAGCCGGTGCCCCCTCGGAATCGATCCGGAATTCGCCCCGATCGGTGAAGTAATCGCTTTCTCGAATATCCTTCGGGTGTTCGCCCTCGGCAATCCGTACCATCCAAAGGAACTTGTTGATGTCGTCGCCGCTATAGCCAATCACACCGCCGAATATTACCAGCACGTAGTCGACATCCAGCGAGGTCATTATTTCGTAGGCTTTGTCCTCCGGAGAAGACATCGCCTTACCAACCAGTGCGATGTGACTGTTGTTCCAGGTGTTATTATCGACCAGCGTTGTCCGGTTGGCCATTCCCGCTATCTGATAACCGTAATCCCACCAGGACATGACACGGGCATCCGGGGCTGTATTTTGCCATAACCAATAGTAAGCCTCACGAAAGTCGTCCAGAATGTTGCGTGTACTGAGCAGAGAAAAGATATAAccatttttacttttctttacgtttcgtcttagactcgtcagtgcagagcgattcaaattgaactgcctagTGCAAactaaaatgacgaaaaaaacaaCCTACCCATCATTGCTGTTGTAAAAAGCTAGCACAATCGACGGACTGCTGTAGGCATTCGAGGTAACCCAGGTGCAATGTACGGCAAACATCATCAGCAACATCAGAATTGCCACGATAATGATACTTTTCACGTTCGAACCCAAACCGACATTCTGTTCGCCGTGTGCTCCATGTGCCGAACTGTCATGCTTGGGCCGATGCTTAAGCTTTCCTGCCTGTAATCCAGAAAAAAACCCGCATCATCGAAAAACTtttcatcaaaacaaaaaacacctcACCTTATCGTACAGCTGCTTCTTCTCGCCAGCCGGTTCTTCCTGTTCGGAATCGTTTCCTTCCTTGCTGTTCGGTGTGGCATCCTCCTTCAGGAATACCTCCAACAAACCGGAGAAAGCTACCCCGGCCAGGATACACACCACCGGAGTTAGGGTCAGCATCAGTCGAACCATCACTCCGGCAAAGTACACGGCACTGATCGCATACAGAATCACAAACACCCGTTCGTCGTTGATTTTCTTGATACAGTACCACAGTCCGACCGGGAAGGTACACACCAGAATGTGCAAATCGAAAAAGAACGAGAACCACGTCGTCGGTTGATGTTCCGACACGGATGCAATGATAGGAATGTGAATTTTAGCATAACCGGTGTCCCACAGCGAATAGAACCGGCCACTCCACGGGGCAATCACACCGAGCATGGTCAGTAGAACTACACCGGCAAACACAACACCGGCGGCGGCTAGACCACCGATGATAAACAATTTCTTGAACTCCTGCTTGGACAGGACAGTTTGCAGATGCTTCAGTGCTGCCACAGCGAATAGCAGCAGGAAAACTCCGGTGGCAGCCATATGTTCACTGGTACGGATCGGTTGGAACCCAACGAATGGAATCTGCATCGACAGAATCAAACCCAGAATGTAGAAAGTAGTGTAGGAAGTGAACAACCGAGGAGAGTAGCGACCCATCATGAGCAGAACAAATACGTGCAGAGGAATCAAGTTGATGATAAAAACGTATCCACCCCAAGCGGAAACCATATAGAAGTAGGACAGGGCGGCACAAACGGCCCAGTAGACACTTCCCGTTTTGACTGACTTCACCCACAGGTAGTAGGTAAACTGCAGGGCAAAGATGGCAATACCCTCGTTATCGTACGAACCGGCAACCGATCGGCTTATGTAACCGGGAACAATGGCAATAAAACTAGCAGCAAACAAGCCAGCACCGGCGGACCACAATTCCTTCGTCAACAGGTACGTCGATATGGCCGTCAACCCACTGAAGATGGGTGCCAAAAAGACACAGATATCACGAATGTGCACAGGAATGTTGAGCGTGTGCAACAGCCAGTGAATGCCTCCGGAGGTTATCATCAATCCGGGGTAAACGGTTCCTCCGACAATTCGACCCAGCGGATACCACGCCGATTCATCAAACCAGTTGAGAAACTTGTAGAATCCATTCTCAACCATGTGGGCCGTTGCACGGTAGTTAAACCTGCAattcaaaacagaaaaaatattattcaacGCCATCCCATCATCTTATCGGAAGGAGGTGAGACACGCCTTCCATCTTCAAATCAAACGCATTTCGCAAATAAACAAACGAACATCGAAAACATGAAGTACACGTAATCTCAAAACCACCTGGCCTTTTTCACCACCCCTTCCGACAAGCTAGACAAGAACACACATCCATTCACTCATCAAACAAATGAAggtggaacaaaaaaaaaacttccaacT contains:
- the LOC131440062 gene encoding dolichyl-diphosphooligosaccharide--protein glycosyltransferase subunit STT3B-like gives rise to the protein MNRSTKINYRKTAGYSSLITFAVLLLAWLCGFSSRLFAVIRFESIIHEFDPWFNYRATAHMVENGFYKFLNWFDESAWYPLGRIVGGTVYPGLMITSGGIHWLLHTLNIPVHIRDICVFLAPIFSGLTAISTYLLTKELWSAGAGLFAASFIAIVPGYISRSVAGSYDNEGIAIFALQFTYYLWVKSVKTGSVYWAVCAALSYFYMVSAWGGYVFIINLIPLHVFVLLMMGRYSPRLFTSYTTFYILGLILSMQIPFVGFQPIRTSEHMAATGVFLLLFAVAALKHLQTVLSKQEFKKLFIIGGLAAAGVVFAGVVLLTMLGVIAPWSGRFYSLWDTGYAKIHIPIIASVSEHQPTTWFSFFFDLHILVCTFPVGLWYCIKKINDERVFVILYAISAVYFAGVMVRLMLTLTPVVCILAGVAFSGLLEVFLKEDATPNSKEGNDSEQEEPAGEKKQLYDKAGKLKHRPKHDSSAHGAHGEQNVGLGSNVKSIIIVAILMLLMMFAVHCTWVTSNAYSSPSIVLAFYNSNDGTRNILDDFREAYYWLWQNTAPDARVMSWWDYGYQIAGMANRTTLVDNNTWNNSHIALVGKAMSSPEDKAYEIMTSLDVDYVLVIFGGVIGYSGDDINKFLWMVRIAEGEHPKDIRESDYFTDRGEFRIDSEGAPALLNCLMYKLSYYKFGELKLDYRGHAGFDRTRNAVIGNKDFELTYLEEAYTSEHWLVRIYRVKKPHEFNRPALKPDDRIVPAGDFVSRKTSKRRKGLIKNRPVVVKGKRNK